The following are from one region of the Streptomyces tuirus genome:
- a CDS encoding carbon-nitrogen hydrolase family protein: MPGTKIAVVQMESKLGKPAQNLRRAEHYIGEAVAQGADLICLPEAFSTSGNILEVADVSVTIPGPETDFLREQAKQAGVHIVAGLLERGGDGTYYSTSVLCGPEGTLLGRYRRVHCHELEARYLSGGSEYPVFDVEFGRIGLMQGYDINFPEVAREYCRRGVDIIVCSALVPEMFAYVANMRLPVRAVDAECVLAFASGIGNNLYAGFGYMGRSQVLADPLFLEAERFDFVDGDERMVDLGKEPGVGVVEVDLDRMRRYRAKATLSGDLQPATYWQS; encoded by the coding sequence ATGCCCGGGACGAAGATCGCCGTCGTCCAGATGGAGTCCAAGCTCGGCAAGCCGGCGCAGAACCTGCGCCGCGCCGAGCACTACATCGGCGAGGCCGTCGCGCAGGGAGCGGACCTGATCTGCCTGCCCGAGGCGTTCTCCACCTCCGGCAACATCCTGGAGGTCGCGGACGTGTCGGTGACCATACCGGGGCCCGAGACCGACTTCCTGCGCGAGCAGGCGAAGCAGGCCGGCGTGCACATCGTGGCCGGCCTGCTGGAGCGCGGCGGCGACGGCACGTACTACAGCACCTCGGTGCTGTGCGGCCCCGAGGGAACCCTGCTCGGCCGCTACCGGCGCGTGCACTGCCACGAACTGGAGGCCCGTTACCTCAGCGGCGGATCCGAATACCCGGTCTTCGACGTCGAGTTCGGACGCATCGGCCTGATGCAGGGCTACGACATCAACTTCCCCGAAGTCGCGCGGGAGTACTGCCGCCGCGGCGTCGACATCATCGTGTGCTCCGCGCTGGTACCCGAGATGTTCGCGTACGTGGCGAACATGCGCCTGCCGGTCAGGGCCGTGGACGCCGAGTGCGTCCTGGCGTTCGCGTCCGGCATCGGCAACAACCTGTACGCCGGATTCGGCTACATGGGGCGCAGCCAGGTCCTGGCGGACCCGCTGTTCCTGGAGGCCGAACGATTCGACTTCGTCGACGGCGACGAACGGATGGTGGACCTCGGCAAGGAACCCGGCGTCGGAGTCGTCGAGGTCGACCTGGACCGTATGCGCCGCTACCGCGCCAAAGCCACCCTGAGCGGCGACCTGCAGCCGGCGACGTACTGGCAGTCCTGA
- a CDS encoding ABC transporter permease has product MRATRMQPESGWLGDVLGLVVMDMRQFFDNRLFAVSTLLTSVSMVLAFGAATDQMVSPAPTAANYFGFVFPGIIGAGIMFSCTYTVGYTVIIDRNRRTIEDLILSPLSYSGFLLARIVGVVLKCLFQFVLVLLLGVGVFDARIESVPLFVLGFFTACTAFAGLGILIATYTNEISFPAVVNIIVIPLMYFAGIFFPLGNLGTLGDVFARLPLSVHVDIFRAATSPDVSATGASVLAVAYSFLALGIAAWAFRRRIGHG; this is encoded by the coding sequence ATGAGGGCTACGCGTATGCAGCCGGAGTCCGGCTGGCTCGGCGATGTGCTCGGGCTGGTCGTGATGGACATGCGGCAGTTCTTCGACAACCGCCTGTTCGCGGTGTCGACGCTGCTGACGTCGGTGTCGATGGTGCTGGCCTTCGGGGCGGCGACCGACCAGATGGTGAGCCCGGCGCCGACGGCCGCCAACTACTTCGGTTTCGTCTTCCCCGGCATCATCGGCGCCGGCATCATGTTCAGCTGCACCTACACCGTCGGCTACACGGTCATCATCGACCGCAACCGCCGCACGATCGAGGACCTGATCCTCTCGCCCCTGTCGTACTCCGGGTTCCTGCTCGCCCGGATCGTCGGGGTCGTGCTCAAGTGCCTGTTCCAGTTCGTCCTGGTGCTGCTGCTCGGCGTCGGGGTCTTCGACGCCCGGATCGAGTCGGTGCCGCTGTTCGTCCTGGGTTTCTTCACCGCGTGCACGGCCTTCGCCGGACTCGGGATCCTCATCGCGACCTACACCAACGAGATCTCCTTCCCGGCCGTCGTGAACATCATCGTCATTCCGCTCATGTACTTCGCGGGGATCTTCTTCCCCCTCGGAAACCTCGGGACGCTCGGCGACGTCTTCGCCCGGCTCCCCCTCTCCGTGCACGTCGACATCTTCCGCGCCGCCACCTCGCCAGACGTCTCGGCCACCGGGGCATCGGTGCTGGCGGTGGCCTACTCGTTCCTGGCCCTCGGCATCGCCGCCTGGGCCTTCCGCAGGAGGATCGGCCATGGCTGA
- a CDS encoding DNA alkylation repair protein: MINVPTAAHDLSKTLAAKADPDFAMRMQRYFPHEIRALGVGNAAVVEIATDWFRDRRDTPAATRLLLAEELLAHAEYHEEVLLGFAVLHKVARTGLGEELLDRCRYWLETSVSNWAQCDDMCLKLLYPFFLGHPELIPRTRSWTGSASPWARRAANVAVVKFVRRKVGRTVFELPLSHVLDNCVRLMHDDDTYVQKGSGWLLKVTAEAHPDEVAEFLRTWHTEMPRDTFRYAVEKMDPPLRRSLMALGQVTR, translated from the coding sequence GTGATCAATGTTCCAACCGCCGCGCACGACCTGTCGAAGACACTCGCGGCCAAGGCCGACCCGGACTTCGCGATGCGCATGCAGCGCTACTTCCCGCACGAGATCCGGGCCCTCGGGGTGGGCAACGCCGCGGTCGTCGAGATCGCGACCGACTGGTTCCGGGACCGGCGCGACACTCCCGCGGCGACCCGGCTGCTCCTCGCCGAGGAGCTGCTGGCGCACGCCGAGTACCACGAGGAGGTGCTCCTGGGCTTCGCCGTCCTGCACAAGGTCGCCAGGACCGGACTCGGCGAGGAGCTGCTGGACCGCTGCCGGTACTGGCTGGAGACCTCTGTGTCCAACTGGGCGCAGTGCGACGACATGTGCCTGAAACTGCTCTACCCGTTCTTCCTCGGGCACCCGGAGCTGATCCCGCGGACCCGGAGCTGGACCGGGTCCGCCTCCCCGTGGGCCAGACGCGCCGCGAACGTTGCCGTCGTGAAGTTCGTCCGGCGCAAGGTGGGCCGGACGGTCTTCGAACTGCCACTGTCGCACGTCCTCGACAACTGCGTCCGGCTGATGCACGACGACGACACCTATGTGCAGAAGGGCTCGGGCTGGCTGCTCAAGGTCACCGCCGAGGCCCACCCCGACGAGGTGGCCGAGTTCCTGCGCACCTGGCACACCGAGATGCCCCGCGACACGTTCCGGTACGCGGTGGAGAAGATGGACCCGCCACTGCGCCGGTCCTTGATGGCACTGGGACAGGTGACGCGATGA
- a CDS encoding ABC transporter ATP-binding protein, translating into MADTPSTAAPVLSVSRLDHRVSPDFALRSLTFSVNAGEGVAVIGTNGAGKTTLIRLVAGLLRPSGGEVRVCGTPPRRWGQVGRHIGYVQQAKDLPDGVSVETYVKHQLKLRRADPGRYEELIALADLERYRHQYVRSLSGGSQRKLHVICAVAHRPDLLILDEPTTGLDPTARETLLELLGSLKKDGVGVLFASHHRDELLALADSVVVLHQGRQIKDASLDAVTRWGERSSLILEAFTESHLERLHDWAGQQAQAGGLIRSVRTVDQGVRLDLSDGDHHSTLAEVVARAHAAGLALRSASYFQPTLADVVRSIVDQVEPEDIA; encoded by the coding sequence ATGGCTGACACCCCGAGCACCGCGGCGCCGGTCCTGTCGGTCTCCCGGCTCGACCACCGTGTGAGCCCCGACTTCGCCCTGCGCTCCCTCACCTTCTCGGTGAACGCCGGCGAGGGCGTGGCCGTCATCGGCACCAACGGAGCCGGCAAGACCACGCTGATCCGGCTCGTCGCCGGGCTGCTGCGCCCGTCCGGCGGCGAGGTGCGCGTCTGCGGCACCCCGCCCCGCCGCTGGGGGCAGGTCGGCCGCCACATCGGGTACGTCCAGCAGGCCAAGGACCTCCCGGACGGCGTCAGCGTGGAGACGTACGTCAAGCATCAGCTCAAGCTCCGGCGGGCCGACCCCGGCCGGTACGAGGAGCTGATCGCCCTGGCCGACCTCGAGCGGTACCGCCACCAGTACGTGCGCAGTCTCTCCGGCGGCAGCCAGCGCAAGCTGCACGTCATCTGCGCCGTGGCGCACCGCCCCGACCTGCTGATCCTCGACGAGCCCACCACGGGCCTGGACCCGACGGCCCGCGAGACGCTGCTGGAGCTGCTGGGAAGCCTGAAGAAGGACGGCGTCGGCGTGCTGTTCGCCAGCCATCACCGCGACGAACTGCTCGCGCTGGCCGACTCTGTCGTGGTGCTCCACCAGGGCCGGCAGATCAAGGACGCCTCGCTCGACGCCGTCACCCGGTGGGGCGAGCGCTCCAGCCTGATCCTGGAGGCCTTCACCGAGTCCCACCTCGAGCGGCTGCACGACTGGGCCGGGCAACAGGCGCAGGCCGGCGGCCTGATCCGGTCCGTGCGCACCGTCGACCAGGGCGTGCGGCTCGACCTGTCCGACGGCGACCACCACAGCACCCTGGCCGAGGTGGTCGCCCGGGCCCACGCCGCCGGCCTCGCACTGCGCTCCGCGTCCTACTTCCAGCCCACTCTGGCGGACGTCGTCCGTTCCATCGTCGACCAAGTCGAACCGGAGGACATCGCATGA
- a CDS encoding B12-binding domain-containing radical SAM protein, with protein MRVLLISTNKIRVPRPALPIGMAYISAALKHAGHQVDVLDLLWESRELKAVREKLTTGTYDVVGIAVRNLDNLTFIDPVFFGPMTEKIVQCVRKYTSATVVLGGSGFSVEPLSFFEYAQPDYGIAGEGEAGIVQLLDHLESGGRLESISGLCYLDDNGRFCQNQSSQAFDLGALEPDRSVYDPRYFEEGVSAASDLTRDHQPAIETLQTKRGCKLFCSYCIIRKTEGKGDRFKEPAEVVGEIQRAMAENPAVREFEIVDATFNYPMEYAAEVCEEMIRAKLDVPWYCQLTPNAITPEFVKLLHAAGCIRVDLGTDALTDEALADLMKGFDMARVLEIDRLFTASPIEHTHCVFLGGPGETPQALRESIRFTERYLNPAQIYANLGIRILSGTKLQRQAVKAGILREGQGTFVPAFYVEPAILADRDTLDFVRDAYLSHKNWYLWWGLGGQNLTDRSTETVQAVADMHQEYEYVMQGKPRLERAPKPAAQPLKLTIGTK; from the coding sequence ATGCGCGTACTGCTCATCTCCACCAACAAGATCCGGGTACCGCGGCCGGCGCTGCCCATCGGCATGGCCTACATCAGCGCCGCGCTCAAGCACGCCGGACACCAGGTCGACGTCCTCGACCTGCTCTGGGAGTCCCGGGAGCTCAAGGCGGTCCGGGAGAAGCTGACCACCGGGACCTACGACGTGGTCGGCATCGCCGTGCGCAACCTGGACAACCTGACGTTCATCGACCCGGTCTTCTTCGGCCCCATGACCGAGAAGATCGTCCAGTGCGTGCGCAAGTACACCAGCGCCACCGTCGTCCTCGGCGGCTCCGGCTTCTCGGTCGAGCCGCTGTCGTTCTTCGAATACGCCCAGCCGGACTACGGCATCGCGGGTGAGGGCGAGGCCGGCATCGTCCAACTGCTGGACCACCTGGAGTCCGGCGGGCGGCTGGAGTCGATATCGGGGCTCTGCTACCTCGACGACAACGGCAGGTTCTGCCAGAACCAGTCGAGCCAGGCATTCGATCTGGGAGCGCTCGAACCCGACCGGTCCGTGTACGACCCCCGGTACTTCGAGGAAGGCGTCTCGGCGGCCTCCGACCTCACCCGCGACCACCAGCCGGCCATCGAGACCCTGCAGACCAAACGGGGCTGCAAGCTGTTCTGCTCCTACTGCATCATCCGCAAGACCGAGGGCAAGGGCGACCGGTTCAAGGAACCGGCCGAGGTCGTCGGCGAGATCCAGCGGGCGATGGCGGAGAACCCGGCCGTGCGGGAGTTCGAGATCGTCGACGCGACCTTCAACTATCCGATGGAGTACGCGGCCGAGGTGTGCGAGGAGATGATCCGCGCCAAGCTCGACGTGCCCTGGTACTGCCAGCTGACGCCCAACGCGATTACACCCGAGTTCGTGAAGCTGCTGCACGCGGCCGGCTGCATCCGGGTGGACCTCGGCACCGACGCCCTCACCGACGAGGCCCTGGCGGACCTGATGAAGGGCTTCGACATGGCCCGCGTCCTCGAGATCGACCGACTGTTCACGGCCAGCCCGATCGAACACACCCACTGCGTCTTCCTCGGCGGGCCGGGGGAGACCCCGCAGGCACTGAGGGAGTCGATCCGCTTCACCGAGCGGTACCTGAACCCGGCCCAGATCTACGCCAACCTCGGCATCCGGATCCTCAGCGGCACCAAGCTCCAGCGCCAGGCCGTCAAGGCCGGCATCCTGCGGGAAGGCCAGGGCACGTTCGTCCCCGCCTTCTACGTGGAGCCGGCGATCCTCGCCGACCGGGACACGCTCGACTTCGTCCGCGACGCCTACCTGAGCCACAAGAACTGGTACCTGTGGTGGGGCCTGGGCGGGCAGAACCTGACGGACCGTTCGACGGAGACCGTTCAGGCCGTCGCCGACATGCACCAGGAGTACGAGTACGTCATGCAGGGCAAGCCCCGGCTGGAACGCGCGCCGAAGCCGGCCGCCCAGCCGCTCAAACTCACGATCGGCACCAAGTGA
- a CDS encoding carbon-nitrogen hydrolase family protein: MSLFRGARTRLAALQLRIEPGQRDENLARAAKLLSTAREREADLACLPATFATGLNFPTLRTDATTEDGPVVEFLAEQARTLGMHIAAGVLLSAGRDVFDAAVLVGPGGDPLGWYHRACVWAGESEYISTGSPGEVIDTPVGRIGLQVSYDLRFPEASRQYLAQDADLVVAVANLFGPFSHPLRSLCRARAADNECALVLASGVGENRFANLTYVGRSMIVDGLVQDAREDQDADILAEAEPGSQEAVIHADVHWRQRRKVRAGLPFHDDLRSTWTTNHGGPAR, encoded by the coding sequence ATGAGCCTCTTCCGTGGCGCCCGCACCCGGCTCGCCGCCCTGCAGCTGCGGATCGAGCCCGGACAGCGGGACGAGAACCTGGCGAGAGCCGCCAAGCTGCTGTCCACCGCACGAGAACGCGAGGCCGACCTGGCGTGCCTGCCGGCGACCTTCGCCACCGGCCTGAACTTCCCGACGCTGCGCACCGACGCGACCACCGAGGACGGCCCGGTCGTCGAGTTCCTCGCCGAGCAGGCCCGCACCCTCGGGATGCACATCGCCGCGGGCGTGCTGCTGTCGGCCGGACGGGACGTCTTCGACGCGGCCGTGCTCGTCGGCCCCGGCGGCGACCCGCTCGGCTGGTACCACCGTGCCTGCGTGTGGGCGGGCGAGTCCGAGTACATCTCCACCGGCTCTCCCGGCGAGGTGATCGACACACCCGTCGGGCGGATCGGCCTGCAAGTGAGCTACGACCTGCGCTTCCCGGAGGCGAGCCGGCAGTACCTCGCCCAGGACGCCGACCTCGTCGTCGCCGTGGCCAACCTCTTCGGGCCGTTCTCGCACCCGCTGCGCTCCCTGTGCCGCGCCCGGGCCGCCGACAACGAATGCGCGCTGGTCCTCGCCAGCGGGGTGGGGGAGAACCGCTTCGCGAACCTGACCTACGTCGGCCGCAGCATGATCGTCGACGGTCTGGTGCAGGACGCCCGCGAGGACCAGGACGCGGACATCCTCGCCGAGGCCGAACCGGGCAGCCAGGAAGCCGTGATCCACGCGGACGTGCACTGGCGGCAGCGGCGCAAGGTCCGCGCCGGGCTGCCGTTCCACGACGACCTGCGCTCCACCTGGACCACTAACCACGGGGGGCCCGCCCGATGA
- a CDS encoding coproporphyrinogen-III oxidase family protein: MSITTTTTSMPFWKEYPERDSEWVRQYPTKHVPVNEEEVFTRKPMGVYVHIPFCNRLCFSCPYIKHQTDRDLTRTYLDALKTEITNYAERPYIQDHVITLGYIGGGTPTALTAPQLDDLLGHMFSSFDVEEGADFSIETTPVDISERKATVLLERGIRRISLGVQTFVPEELKNIGRPNDPEMLKESIRLLRRCGFENINIDLMHGINGQTMESWEHSLDVAIDLGVTCISFYTYMEFAQISTKRRKLPPVPEKAVVDDMFLFAAEKLSKNGFLGYYGDCFAKPGFQPKYGETSWSEDIPIIPLGPTATGHLRDHWYFNEPDIGRYIQTVMEGRLPISMGKHITKSESIRRSMVLGVKAGRVNRERFRRIHGVDFMEMFRAEIDDLIEKELITADENGIEVTGPKGWYYLDNISKAFYSPEFRRYPQHLGADISNFISSRSIPLQLTTRPKDEEAGCDHH, encoded by the coding sequence ATGAGCATCACCACCACGACCACGAGCATGCCGTTCTGGAAGGAGTACCCGGAGCGCGACAGCGAGTGGGTGCGGCAGTACCCCACCAAGCACGTGCCGGTGAACGAGGAGGAGGTGTTCACGCGCAAGCCCATGGGCGTGTACGTCCACATCCCCTTCTGCAACCGGCTCTGCTTCAGCTGCCCGTACATCAAGCACCAGACCGACCGGGACCTGACCCGCACCTATCTGGACGCGCTGAAGACGGAGATCACCAACTACGCCGAGCGGCCCTACATCCAGGACCACGTCATCACCCTCGGCTACATCGGCGGCGGAACCCCGACCGCGCTCACCGCCCCGCAACTCGACGACCTGCTGGGCCACATGTTCAGCAGCTTCGACGTCGAGGAGGGCGCGGACTTCTCCATCGAGACCACCCCGGTCGACATCAGCGAGCGCAAGGCCACCGTCCTGCTGGAACGCGGCATACGCCGCATCAGCCTCGGGGTGCAGACCTTCGTCCCGGAGGAACTGAAGAACATCGGCCGCCCGAACGACCCGGAGATGCTCAAGGAGAGCATCCGGCTGCTGCGCCGGTGCGGATTCGAGAACATCAACATCGACCTGATGCACGGCATCAACGGGCAGACGATGGAGAGCTGGGAGCACAGCCTCGACGTCGCCATCGACCTCGGGGTCACCTGCATCTCCTTCTACACGTACATGGAGTTCGCGCAGATCTCCACCAAGCGCAGGAAGCTGCCGCCGGTCCCGGAGAAGGCCGTGGTCGACGACATGTTCCTGTTCGCCGCCGAGAAGCTCTCCAAGAACGGCTTCCTGGGCTACTACGGCGACTGCTTCGCCAAACCCGGCTTCCAGCCCAAGTACGGCGAGACGTCGTGGAGCGAGGACATCCCCATCATCCCGCTCGGCCCCACCGCCACCGGTCACCTGCGCGACCACTGGTACTTCAACGAGCCCGACATCGGCCGCTACATCCAGACGGTGATGGAGGGCCGGCTGCCGATCTCCATGGGCAAGCACATCACGAAGTCGGAGTCGATCCGGCGGTCGATGGTGCTGGGCGTCAAGGCCGGCCGGGTCAACCGGGAGCGCTTCCGCCGGATCCACGGTGTCGACTTCATGGAGATGTTCCGCGCCGAGATCGACGACCTGATCGAGAAGGAACTCATCACCGCCGACGAGAACGGCATCGAGGTGACCGGCCCCAAGGGCTGGTACTACCTCGACAACATCTCCAAGGCGTTCTACTCGCCGGAGTTCCGCCGCTACCCGCAGCACCTGGGAGCGGACATCTCCAACTTCATCTCCAGCCGGTCGATCCCCCTGCAGCTCACCACGCGGCCCAAGGACGAGGAGGCCGGCTGTGACCACCACTGA
- the mfnA gene encoding tyrosine decarboxylase MfnA: protein MRNAGDSAADVRRRIATEMADDVPWSRVLNSICTEPHPLGVEMASAAAHTNLGDVRIFRGTKRIERKVVELLLDLMGNPGGSGSLVSGGTEANLIAMLVARESARARGRLTDRPEVVVSSTVHFSFTKVFGLLGLTPVVVPVDDSLRLPAAEVSRRIGEHTVAVVATAGSSEFGVVDAVDEIGPVVAGRGVHLHVDAATGGFIIPFARELGHDLPQFDFTVDGVDSITIDPHKYGLANVPAGAILFRGAQDAGRFAVDSFFIDTPVHHTLLGTRPGAAAVSTYAVLEHLGRDGFRDLTRTNFEVTKYLVDGLRAAGHELFAEPQLNIVVVRMPHAVRISQLLESKGWIVSTSKRFGETLRLVVTRHVTPAMVDEFLPVLERAYKEVTAEAAPR from the coding sequence ATGCGCAACGCCGGTGATTCCGCCGCCGACGTCCGGCGGCGGATCGCGACGGAGATGGCGGACGACGTGCCCTGGAGCAGGGTGCTCAACTCCATCTGCACCGAACCCCACCCGCTGGGTGTCGAGATGGCGTCCGCCGCGGCCCACACCAACCTCGGCGACGTGCGCATCTTCCGCGGCACCAAGCGGATCGAGCGCAAGGTCGTGGAACTGCTGCTGGACCTGATGGGCAACCCTGGTGGGTCGGGGAGCCTGGTGTCCGGTGGCACCGAGGCGAACCTCATCGCGATGCTGGTGGCCCGTGAGTCGGCGCGCGCCCGGGGCCGGCTGACCGACCGGCCCGAAGTCGTCGTCAGCAGCACCGTGCACTTCTCCTTCACCAAGGTGTTCGGCCTGCTGGGGCTGACCCCGGTGGTCGTGCCGGTCGACGACTCCCTGCGGCTGCCGGCCGCCGAGGTGTCCCGGCGCATCGGCGAGCACACCGTCGCGGTCGTCGCGACCGCGGGCAGCAGCGAGTTCGGTGTGGTCGACGCGGTCGACGAGATCGGACCCGTGGTGGCCGGACGCGGCGTGCACCTGCACGTGGACGCGGCCACCGGCGGGTTCATCATCCCCTTCGCCCGGGAACTCGGCCACGACCTGCCCCAGTTCGACTTCACCGTCGACGGCGTCGACTCGATCACCATCGACCCGCACAAGTACGGACTGGCCAACGTCCCCGCCGGGGCGATCCTGTTCCGCGGCGCCCAGGACGCCGGGCGTTTCGCCGTCGACTCGTTCTTCATCGACACGCCGGTGCACCACACCCTGCTCGGCACCCGGCCGGGCGCCGCCGCGGTGTCCACCTACGCGGTGCTGGAGCACCTCGGACGCGACGGCTTCCGCGACCTCACCCGGACCAACTTCGAGGTGACGAAGTACCTGGTGGACGGATTGCGCGCCGCCGGGCACGAGTTGTTCGCCGAACCGCAGCTGAACATCGTGGTGGTCCGGATGCCGCACGCGGTCCGCATTTCGCAGCTGCTGGAGTCGAAGGGCTGGATCGTCTCCACGTCGAAGCGATTCGGCGAAACCCTGCGGCTGGTCGTCACCCGGCACGTGACACCCGCGATGGTGGACGAGTTCCTTCCGGTGCTGGAACGGGCGTACAAGGAAGTCACGGCCGAGGCGGCGCCGCGATGA
- a CDS encoding carbon-nitrogen hydrolase family protein, with the protein MTIFVAQHTRRATPEETASAVLDDLDRRVTDEASFVVLPENVFTTGGDVQALPRQLREQCLDRLTTLARTRGTYVLTGSWAQTRPGGGLTQVARLLDPSGTECARVERPVLPDGTTGTGDDFPVVETPFGRVGLLLGPDFWLVEPPRIECLAGAELLLVAGSLDGGQQASQRAAVWGIATLNTVVVAFAGSLSERCGGGSAVAAPEGFVAEAGTDEGVIEAPWDVERIRHLREPDLRFQQTLWFGLWARRTELYTDLTAQVS; encoded by the coding sequence GTGACCATCTTCGTAGCGCAGCACACCCGCCGGGCGACCCCCGAGGAGACGGCCTCCGCCGTACTCGACGATCTCGACCGCCGGGTGACCGACGAGGCGTCGTTCGTCGTCCTCCCCGAGAACGTGTTCACCACCGGTGGCGACGTCCAGGCGCTGCCCCGCCAACTGCGCGAGCAGTGCCTGGATCGCCTGACAACACTGGCGCGGACCCGCGGAACCTACGTCCTCACCGGCTCGTGGGCGCAGACCCGGCCGGGCGGCGGGCTGACGCAGGTGGCCAGGCTGCTGGACCCGAGCGGCACGGAGTGCGCCCGGGTGGAGCGGCCGGTCCTGCCCGACGGGACCACCGGCACCGGCGACGACTTCCCCGTCGTCGAGACGCCGTTCGGCCGGGTCGGGCTGCTCCTCGGCCCCGACTTCTGGCTGGTCGAACCGCCGCGCATCGAATGCCTGGCCGGTGCGGAGCTGCTGCTGGTCGCCGGGTCCCTCGACGGCGGGCAGCAGGCGTCGCAGCGCGCCGCGGTGTGGGGCATCGCGACCCTCAACACCGTCGTCGTCGCCTTCGCCGGTTCGCTGAGCGAACGCTGCGGCGGGGGCAGCGCCGTGGCGGCGCCCGAGGGCTTCGTCGCCGAGGCGGGCACCGACGAGGGTGTCATCGAGGCGCCCTGGGACGTCGAGAGGATCCGGCACCTGCGCGAACCCGACCTGCGCTTCCAGCAGACCCTCTGGTTCGGACTGTGGGCGCGCCGCACGGAGCTGTACACGGACCTGACGGCGCAGGTGAGTTGA
- a CDS encoding carbon-nitrogen hydrolase family protein: MRVAVVQTQWVDDHEDGLRNAYQAIEDVCAAGDIDLVCFPEFLLGPPWYMPGQDGLKGRTDTPIPGPIVDGFQSLARKLNTHILLGSLVEDLRDGMYRNTSLLIGRQGVITGRAVKAHPFGNEMVVCRQTDALGVLSTEFGQIGIAVCSDFWIPEVVRLLALAGARTIFVPGGTLGQNQPLMVNALRTAAYLNDVNIVYASSVGVVRGKRGDRLVEIHFAGTSLVASPEGVLAQAGSDEPEILVVDIDEPADGDGRRWQQLRRPAAYQALLTPYAGADRDLAAELRASLTGGGGPGRGRPATATSTPEGTRS; encoded by the coding sequence ATGAGGGTAGCGGTAGTACAGACCCAGTGGGTCGACGATCACGAAGACGGCCTGCGCAACGCCTACCAGGCGATCGAGGACGTCTGCGCGGCCGGCGACATCGACCTGGTGTGCTTTCCCGAGTTCCTGCTCGGCCCGCCGTGGTACATGCCCGGCCAGGACGGACTGAAAGGCCGCACCGACACCCCGATCCCGGGGCCGATCGTCGACGGCTTCCAGTCCCTGGCCCGCAAACTCAACACGCACATCCTGCTGGGGTCGCTCGTCGAGGACCTGCGGGACGGCATGTACCGGAACACGTCCCTGCTGATCGGCCGGCAGGGCGTCATCACCGGACGCGCCGTCAAGGCACACCCCTTCGGCAACGAGATGGTGGTGTGCCGCCAGACCGACGCACTCGGCGTGCTGTCCACCGAGTTCGGGCAGATCGGCATCGCCGTGTGCTCGGACTTCTGGATCCCCGAGGTCGTCCGGCTGCTGGCGCTCGCCGGCGCACGGACGATCTTCGTGCCGGGCGGGACACTGGGGCAGAACCAGCCGCTCATGGTGAACGCCCTGCGCACGGCGGCGTATCTGAACGACGTCAACATCGTCTACGCGAGCTCGGTCGGAGTCGTCCGCGGCAAACGCGGCGACCGGCTCGTGGAGATCCACTTCGCCGGCACCAGTCTGGTCGCGAGCCCCGAGGGCGTGCTCGCCCAGGCCGGCAGCGACGAACCGGAGATCCTCGTCGTCGACATCGACGAGCCCGCGGACGGCGACGGCCGCCGCTGGCAGCAACTCCGCAGGCCCGCCGCCTACCAGGCGCTGCTCACCCCGTACGCCGGAGCGGACCGGGATCTCGCCGCCGAACTGCGGGCGAGCCTCACCGGGGGCGGCGGCCCGGGCCGGGGCCGTCCCGCCACCGCGACCAGCACACCTGAGGGGACTCGTTCGTGA
- a CDS encoding class I SAM-dependent methyltransferase yields MTTTEARLLNLTDRVPQPSPHDDIDKVRFYDLGMRRSALMAYKRPSDRIMANVRDGMTDLVEVGFNTGLLSLHVAGKLPDLAVSGVEENQNLVDVAEDNLTLAVWANSAGDVEFEMAKLNRLPFPDDSADIVFSFSSLHRWRRPVETLKECARICKPDGVVIIEDMNRHAEEGHITFILQFVKEGGDEFMRSLQAAYTRDEAAELLREAGLADWQVVEEDLGLVISSRPLEPVST; encoded by the coding sequence GTGACCACCACTGAGGCCCGACTGCTGAACCTGACCGACCGGGTGCCCCAGCCGTCCCCGCACGACGACATCGACAAGGTCCGCTTCTACGACCTCGGGATGCGCCGCTCCGCGCTGATGGCGTACAAGCGGCCGAGCGACCGCATCATGGCCAACGTCCGCGACGGGATGACCGACCTCGTCGAAGTCGGCTTCAACACCGGCCTGCTCTCCCTCCACGTGGCGGGCAAGCTGCCCGACCTGGCGGTGTCCGGCGTGGAGGAGAACCAGAACCTCGTCGACGTCGCCGAGGACAACCTGACACTCGCCGTCTGGGCCAACAGCGCCGGCGACGTGGAGTTCGAGATGGCCAAGCTGAACCGGCTGCCCTTCCCGGACGACTCCGCCGACATCGTGTTCTCGTTCTCCTCGCTGCACCGCTGGCGCCGGCCGGTGGAGACGCTGAAGGAATGCGCCCGGATCTGCAAGCCCGACGGTGTCGTGATCATCGAGGACATGAACCGGCACGCCGAGGAAGGGCACATCACCTTCATCCTGCAGTTCGTGAAGGAGGGCGGCGACGAGTTCATGCGCTCCTTGCAGGCCGCCTACACCCGCGACGAGGCGGCCGAGCTGCTCCGGGAGGCCGGCCTTGCGGACTGGCAGGTCGTCGAGGAGGACCTCGGCCTGGTGATCTCCTCGCGTCCCCTCGAACCGGTGAGCACCTGA